The genomic stretch GATAACAAAAGAGACATGTTGTATGACTTTGTTTATGGCACAGAAATTCcgatagtttttaaataaagatgacTGACGATATCTGACTTTTCTGTAAACACCTTAAACAACACCTTATATTTGTTACTACAAATAACAAACACTACATTTGTTTCGTGGGAAAAAGAGAAATAGTAGCTATTCGGAAAAAAAGTTTCTCCTGAGTTCCCATTGAGGCACTCTACATAAGGTTTTATCAGCCAATTGTCCGacttaaatgataaaaaatatgctATTATTTTCTGCTTGGTGAAAGGTAGTAAAGCTACAGTCTTTAGGGCTGGGATACGGGGAGTGGCGAGGTACAAGGGTGTAGAAATATCGTACTCGGTGAAAGTACACTGTGCAATTTTCAAATCAGCTAATCGTACTTGGATAAGTTGCAcatttttgactaaaagaacaATAGCCATCACGTTCAGCACATTTGAGCACATAGTAAAGAATCTGCTTATAACTAGTCCTACTTGCGAGATTAGGTAAAGAGGGTATTTGATAAAAATTGTGTAGTGCAAAAGAACTCTGTTGTAAAGTAGGCTTTCTTTGACGATATCAAAATTCCTCATACGAAAGCTTATACGAAAACGAATGTGTCAGAGCACATgccgaattaaaatcaaccaatgagTACAAAGTCAGCGTgtccatattttattttttagtaggGAATAATCACATTTGAACGGGTAAGTGAGACTATTCGTCTCAAAACATTAAAGAAGAAAGAATTTTCCGATAAAGGTTATgtaagcaaagaacaatagaagtatCCAATCAAAAAGCGTGGTCGATATTCTGAACGCAGAAAATTGGCATGTGACACAGGGGAACTCTCCCCACTTTTACTTATTTCGATTTTCCGGTGTGACGACAAATTATTCTGGGTCTCCTGGCTTTGTAAGTTCTGAAGTACTTTTTAATTAGCTAACTTTATATACACCTAAAATATCGTATTTAAAATACGATAAATGTAAATACAGTGATTTTGTCGAAGAGTTAGTATtggtcaacctcgttcccagcacctgttgtctctttttatttTGGGACGACTAGATGAACATAGCCCTGAAGGAGGCCTTGTCACATTACCCTCC from Hydractinia symbiolongicarpus strain clone_291-10 chromosome 12, HSymV2.1, whole genome shotgun sequence encodes the following:
- the LOC130621626 gene encoding uncharacterized protein LOC130621626, translated to MRNFDIVKESLLYNRVLLHYTIFIKYPLYLISQVGLVISRFFTMCSNVLNVMAIVLLVKNVQLIQVRLADLKIAQCTFTEYDISTPLYLATPRIPALKTVALLPFTKQKIIAYFLSFKSDNWLIKPYVECLNGNSGETFFPNSYYFSFSHETNVVFVICSNKYKVLFKVFTEKSDIVSHLYLKTIGISVP